In Desertifilum tharense IPPAS B-1220, a genomic segment contains:
- the pstC gene encoding phosphate ABC transporter permease subunit PstC has product MDRLKLELPRKRYISSRTAREIRERLIELVLLLAATSSIATMIAIIFTLVSESVAFFQEVSILEFLTSTQWTPLFADAHYGILPLVSGTLVTTAVALAVAIPLGTMAAIYLSEFVTPQIREIIKPGLELLAGIPTVVYGYFAFLFVTPLLQKILPNLPGFNMLSAGLVMGIMILPFISSISEDAMRAVPVGLREGSYAMGATKWQTAWRVVYPAAISGIFSAYILGISRAVGETMIVAIAAGLEPKLTWNPTESAATITAYIVQVSLGDLPHGSLEYQTIFAAGLTLVLLTLGFNIAGHFLSKRYREIY; this is encoded by the coding sequence ATGGATCGCTTAAAACTTGAATTACCCAGAAAACGTTATATTTCTAGCCGTACAGCTCGCGAGATCCGCGAAAGATTGATTGAATTGGTGCTGTTATTGGCGGCAACTTCTTCTATTGCCACCATGATTGCCATTATTTTTACATTGGTCAGCGAATCTGTTGCCTTTTTTCAAGAAGTTTCAATTTTGGAATTTCTCACCAGCACGCAATGGACGCCCTTATTTGCAGATGCTCATTATGGCATTTTGCCCTTAGTCTCAGGCACCTTAGTAACAACGGCGGTAGCGCTGGCTGTGGCGATTCCCCTCGGCACAATGGCCGCCATTTATCTCAGCGAATTTGTCACCCCCCAAATCCGAGAAATTATTAAACCGGGTCTAGAGCTTCTCGCTGGAATTCCTACCGTTGTTTATGGCTATTTTGCATTTCTATTTGTCACCCCACTTTTACAGAAAATTTTGCCCAATTTGCCGGGATTCAATATGTTAAGCGCGGGCTTAGTCATGGGCATTATGATTCTTCCCTTTATTAGTTCCATTAGCGAAGATGCCATGCGAGCGGTTCCGGTTGGGTTGCGCGAAGGCTCCTATGCAATGGGGGCGACAAAATGGCAAACCGCGTGGCGAGTCGTTTACCCAGCAGCCATTTCCGGGATTTTCTCAGCTTATATTTTAGGGATTTCCAGGGCAGTTGGCGAAACCATGATTGTAGCGATCGCAGCCGGGTTAGAACCCAAACTCACCTGGAACCCCACCGAATCTGCTGCCACCATTACCGCCTATATCGTCCAAGTCAGTTTAGGCGACTTACCCCACGGCAGCCTAGAATATCAAACCATTTTCGCCGCAGGCCTCACCCTGGTTCTGCTCACCCTCGGTTTCAACATTGCGGGTCATTTCCTGAGCAAACGCTATCGCGAGATTTACTAA
- the pstB gene encoding phosphate ABC transporter ATP-binding protein PstB produces the protein MVEQKTPPSPLALTFKAEVKNLSFYYGSNQILKSVSLGVAKKWVTALIGPSGCGKTTLLRCFNRLHDLYPDNRYEGEIWLDSEKHNILSRRVDPIELRMRIGMVFQRPNPFPKSIYENVAYGLRVRGISRRNDVDDKVEFALRNAALWDEVKDRLNQPAYALSGGQQQRLCIARALATDPEMILFDEPTSALDPIATASIEELISQLKDQVTILIVTHSMQQAARISDYTAFMYLGEMVEFDETKKIFTNPAQQQTADYVNGRFG, from the coding sequence ATGGTAGAACAAAAAACCCCTCCCTCTCCCCTCGCCCTCACCTTCAAAGCTGAAGTCAAAAATCTCAGCTTTTACTACGGTTCTAACCAAATTCTCAAAAGCGTCAGTTTAGGCGTTGCTAAAAAATGGGTAACAGCCTTAATTGGGCCGTCGGGTTGCGGTAAAACCACCCTATTGCGCTGCTTTAACCGCTTGCACGACCTTTACCCCGATAACCGCTATGAAGGGGAAATTTGGTTAGATTCCGAAAAGCATAATATTCTCAGTCGGCGCGTCGATCCAATTGAGTTGCGGATGCGGATCGGTATGGTGTTTCAACGCCCGAACCCGTTTCCCAAATCCATTTATGAAAATGTTGCCTATGGGTTGCGCGTGCGGGGGATCTCTCGGCGTAATGATGTCGATGACAAGGTAGAGTTCGCCCTACGCAATGCCGCCTTATGGGATGAAGTCAAAGATCGCCTCAATCAACCTGCCTATGCGCTTTCTGGCGGTCAGCAACAGCGTCTCTGTATTGCCCGCGCTTTGGCGACTGACCCAGAAATGATTTTGTTTGATGAACCCACTTCTGCTCTCGATCCCATCGCCACCGCCAGTATTGAGGAGTTGATTAGCCAACTCAAAGACCAGGTGACGATTCTGATTGTGACGCACAGTATGCAGCAAGCGGCTCGGATTTCGGATTACACCGCCTTCATGTATTTGGGGGAAATGGTGGAGTTTGACGAGACGAAGAAGATTTTTACGAATCCGGCACAACAACAAACCGCAGATTATGTCAATGGGCGTTTTGGATAA
- a CDS encoding general stress protein, translating to MSDRQQQRAIGVFSDAQTTQEALQELQSAGFPMENVSVIGKDADPDKQVGGAEVSDRIGETKVESATSAVANAASAGAFGTVMLGLTSLAIPGVGPVVAAGSLATALVATLGGQGASALAAHQIEQALGDLGIPEAQVNAYGEHLNQGDYLVFVEETADQLSQAEGVFGEQIQDWSIYAS from the coding sequence GTGAGCGATCGTCAGCAACAACGAGCGATTGGAGTTTTTTCGGATGCTCAAACCACCCAAGAGGCGCTGCAAGAATTGCAAAGCGCGGGTTTCCCAATGGAGAATGTTTCTGTGATTGGGAAAGATGCCGATCCCGATAAGCAAGTGGGAGGCGCAGAAGTTAGCGATCGCATTGGCGAGACGAAGGTGGAAAGCGCCACTTCGGCGGTGGCGAATGCTGCGAGTGCGGGCGCTTTTGGGACGGTTATGCTCGGTTTAACCAGTCTGGCCATTCCTGGGGTGGGGCCTGTGGTGGCCGCCGGATCTTTAGCGACGGCTTTGGTGGCAACCCTCGGAGGACAAGGCGCAAGCGCTTTAGCTGCCCATCAAATTGAGCAGGCCCTTGGCGATTTAGGCATCCCGGAAGCGCAAGTGAATGCCTATGGCGAACATCTCAACCAAGGCGATTATCTCGTTTTTGTGGAAGAAACTGCCGATCAGTTGAGTCAGGCGGAGGGGGTTTTTGGGGAGCAGATCCAAGATTGGAGCATCTACGCATCCTAG
- the pstA gene encoding phosphate ABC transporter permease PstA — protein MMHPAPESESPYQKIVDRNQLWNRLFAIAGLLSILVGIITLLALVGQLVIQGWPRLSPAFFLSFPGRRPEEAGILSAWVGSSLIMFVTAIAAIPIGIASGIYLEEYARKNWLADLIEINVTNLAGVPSIVYGLLALGLFVYKLNLGESILTAGLTLALLILPVIIVTTRESLRAIPNSLREAAYALGASKWQMIWDHILPYATGSILTGAIIGLARAIGETAPLITIGALTFIAFLPDSPFKSEFPYLSWNWLQAPFTVMPIQMFNWVSRPDPEFQLNAAAAGVVLIGMTLIMNGIAIYLRYRLRQGIKW, from the coding sequence ATGATGCATCCAGCACCCGAATCCGAATCTCCCTATCAAAAGATAGTCGATCGCAATCAACTGTGGAATCGCCTGTTTGCGATCGCTGGTTTGCTTTCCATCCTGGTTGGCATTATCACCCTCCTCGCCTTGGTTGGACAACTGGTCATCCAAGGCTGGCCGAGATTATCGCCCGCCTTCTTCCTCTCCTTTCCGGGGCGTCGCCCGGAAGAAGCCGGAATATTATCCGCATGGGTGGGCAGTAGTTTAATTATGTTCGTAACGGCGATCGCCGCCATCCCCATCGGCATCGCCTCCGGTATTTACCTCGAAGAATACGCCCGGAAAAACTGGCTGGCAGACTTGATTGAAATCAACGTCACCAACCTTGCAGGCGTTCCCTCCATCGTCTACGGACTCCTCGCCCTCGGTTTATTTGTCTACAAACTCAACCTCGGAGAAAGCATCCTCACCGCCGGGTTAACCCTCGCCCTGCTGATCCTCCCCGTGATCATCGTTACCACCCGCGAATCCCTGCGAGCCATCCCCAACAGCCTGCGAGAAGCCGCTTATGCCCTCGGTGCCAGCAAATGGCAGATGATTTGGGATCATATCCTCCCCTACGCCACCGGCAGCATTTTAACCGGAGCCATTATTGGACTTGCTAGAGCCATCGGCGAAACTGCCCCCTTAATCACCATCGGCGCGCTCACCTTCATCGCCTTCTTACCCGACTCCCCTTTTAAAAGCGAATTCCCCTATCTCTCTTGGAATTGGCTGCAAGCCCCCTTTACTGTCATGCCCATCCAGATGTTTAACTGGGTGTCTCGTCCCGATCCTGAATTTCAACTCAACGCCGCCGCCGCCGGGGTGGTGTTAATTGGCATGACCTTAATCATGAACGGCATTGCAATTTATCTGCGCTATCGTCTGCGTCAAGGTATCAAATGGTAG
- the psaB gene encoding photosystem I core protein PsaB, producing MAAKFPKFSKDTAQDPTTRRLWYGIATAHDFEGQDGMTEENLYQKIFASHFGHLAIIFLWTSGNLFHVAWQGNFEQWIKDPLNVRPIAHAIWDPQFGSPAVDAFTQAGANNPVNIAYSGVYHWWYTIGMRTNNDLYQGAIFLLLLSAVFLFAGWLHLQPKFRPSLSWFKNAESRLNHHLAGLFGVSALAWTGHLVHVAIPESRGQHVGWDNFLSTLPHPAGLRPFFTGNWGAYAQNPDALNHTFGTADGAGTAILTFLGGFHPQTQSLWLTDMAHHHLAIAVIFIIAGHMYRTNFGIGHSIKEMLNSKQPLFGIPNEGQFNLPHQGLYDTYNNSLHFQLGIHLAALGVITSLVAQHMYSLPPYAFMAKDFTTQAALYTHHQYIAGFLMVGAFAHSAIFWVRDYDPEQNKGNVLDRVLQHKEAIISHLSWVSLFLGFHTLGLYVHNDVVVAFGTPEKQILIEPVFAQFIQAAHGKALYGMDVLLSNPDSIAHTAWPNYGNVWLPGWLDAINSGTNSLFLTIGPGDFLVHHAIALGLHTTTLICVKGALDARGTKLFPDKKDFGFTFPCDGPGRGGTCQTSAWEQSFFLALFWMLNTLGWITFYFHWKHLGIWQGNVAQFAESSTYLMGWFRDYLWLYSAQVINGYNPYGTTNLSVWAWMFLFGHLVWATGFMFLISWRGYWQELIETLVWAHERTPLANLVRWKDKPVSLSIVQGWLTGVVHFTVGYILTYAAFLIASTAGKFG from the coding sequence ATGGCAGCAAAATTTCCAAAATTTAGTAAAGATACCGCCCAGGACCCGACCACGCGTCGGCTCTGGTACGGGATTGCCACAGCGCACGACTTTGAAGGTCAAGATGGCATGACAGAGGAGAATCTTTACCAAAAGATTTTCGCCTCCCACTTCGGCCACCTCGCCATCATCTTCCTGTGGACTTCAGGCAACCTGTTCCATGTGGCCTGGCAGGGTAACTTTGAACAGTGGATCAAAGATCCGCTCAACGTCCGTCCCATTGCTCATGCAATTTGGGACCCGCAATTTGGTTCGCCCGCCGTGGACGCTTTCACGCAAGCGGGTGCCAACAACCCCGTTAACATCGCCTATTCCGGGGTTTATCACTGGTGGTACACCATTGGGATGCGGACGAATAATGACCTCTACCAAGGGGCAATATTCCTCCTGCTTCTCTCCGCAGTTTTCCTATTTGCGGGTTGGTTGCACCTTCAGCCTAAATTCCGTCCCAGCTTATCTTGGTTCAAGAACGCCGAATCTCGCCTCAATCACCACCTAGCGGGGTTATTTGGGGTCAGCGCCCTAGCATGGACGGGGCACTTGGTTCACGTCGCCATCCCCGAATCTCGCGGACAACACGTCGGATGGGATAACTTCCTCTCCACACTGCCGCACCCGGCGGGGTTGCGTCCCTTCTTTACCGGAAATTGGGGGGCTTACGCTCAAAATCCGGACGCGCTGAATCATACCTTTGGTACCGCCGATGGTGCGGGAACCGCCATTCTCACCTTCTTAGGGGGATTCCATCCCCAAACCCAATCCTTGTGGTTAACAGATATGGCGCATCACCATTTGGCGATCGCCGTCATCTTCATCATTGCCGGCCACATGTACCGAACCAACTTCGGGATTGGTCATAGCATCAAAGAGATGTTGAACTCCAAACAACCTTTATTTGGCATTCCCAACGAAGGACAGTTCAACCTCCCTCACCAAGGGCTGTACGACACCTATAACAACTCGTTGCACTTCCAATTAGGGATTCACCTCGCTGCCTTGGGCGTGATTACCTCCTTGGTAGCCCAGCACATGTACTCCCTACCGCCCTACGCCTTCATGGCAAAGGACTTCACCACTCAAGCCGCCCTGTACACTCATCACCAGTACATTGCAGGCTTTTTGATGGTCGGTGCATTTGCCCATAGTGCCATCTTCTGGGTACGAGACTACGACCCCGAACAAAATAAAGGCAACGTCTTAGATCGCGTCTTGCAACATAAAGAAGCGATTATCTCCCACCTAAGCTGGGTGTCCCTGTTCTTGGGTTTCCATACCCTCGGCTTATACGTCCATAACGACGTTGTGGTTGCCTTTGGCACCCCAGAAAAGCAAATTTTGATTGAACCGGTGTTTGCTCAATTCATTCAAGCAGCGCACGGTAAAGCCCTGTATGGGATGGATGTGTTGCTCTCCAATCCCGATAGCATCGCCCATACCGCTTGGCCCAACTACGGTAACGTTTGGCTACCCGGCTGGTTAGATGCCATCAACAGCGGCACCAACTCCTTGTTCCTCACCATTGGCCCTGGCGATTTCTTGGTTCACCATGCGATCGCGCTGGGCCTGCATACCACCACCTTAATTTGCGTTAAAGGTGCTTTGGATGCCCGTGGAACCAAGCTTTTCCCCGATAAGAAAGACTTCGGTTTCACCTTCCCCTGCGACGGCCCCGGTCGGGGTGGCACTTGCCAAACCTCCGCTTGGGAGCAATCTTTCTTCCTCGCCCTCTTCTGGATGCTCAACACCTTGGGGTGGATTACTTTCTACTTCCACTGGAAGCATCTAGGAATTTGGCAAGGTAACGTTGCTCAGTTTGCCGAAAGCTCCACCTACTTAATGGGATGGTTCCGCGATTACCTCTGGCTATACTCCGCCCAAGTCATTAACGGTTACAACCCCTACGGAACCACAAACCTCTCAGTCTGGGCGTGGATGTTCCTGTTTGGACACCTCGTTTGGGCAACCGGGTTCATGTTCCTAATTAGCTGGCGCGGTTACTGGCAAGAGTTAATTGAAACCCTCGTTTGGGCGCACGAACGCACGCCGCTTGCTAACTTAGTTCGCTGGAAAGACAAACCCGTCTCTCTATCCATCGTTCAAGGTTGGTTAACCGGAGTCGTTCACTTCACCGTGGGTTACATCCTCACCTATGCTGCGTTCTTAATTGCTTCGACAGCCGGTAAGTTTGGTTAA
- a CDS encoding PstS family phosphate ABC transporter substrate-binding protein, giving the protein MMANGLKFKLNRLTAVSAAVLTAATVGLSVPAVRSQSPSTVKIDGSSTVFPVTEAVAEDFQKTRRGSVRVTVGISGTGGGFKKFCAGETDISNASRPISKSEMEACRAAGVQYIELPVAYDALTVVVHPQNTWATSMTVADLKKMWEPAAQGKITNWNQVRSNYPNAPLKLFAPGADSGTFDYFTEAIVGKSKSSRTDFTPSEDDNVLVQGVSRDRNALGYFGFAYYEANKSRLKAVAIDGGNGPVAPSRQTVENGSYSPLSRPIFIYVSAKSASRPEVKAFVEYYLSNAPRLVTEVKYVPLPARAYTLAADHFKNRKLGTVFGGENQVGLRIEELLAREARQ; this is encoded by the coding sequence ATGATGGCGAATGGGCTGAAGTTTAAGCTGAATCGCTTAACAGCGGTCAGTGCAGCGGTACTGACTGCTGCTACTGTCGGATTATCCGTCCCTGCTGTGCGTTCTCAGAGTCCTAGCACCGTTAAAATTGATGGTTCTAGCACGGTTTTTCCGGTGACAGAGGCGGTTGCGGAAGACTTTCAAAAGACGAGAAGAGGTTCGGTGCGAGTCACCGTTGGGATTTCTGGAACGGGTGGCGGTTTCAAGAAATTCTGTGCGGGTGAAACCGATATTTCTAATGCGTCTCGACCGATTTCTAAGTCAGAAATGGAAGCCTGCCGTGCAGCAGGCGTCCAGTATATCGAACTTCCTGTAGCTTATGACGCTTTAACGGTGGTTGTCCACCCCCAAAACACTTGGGCAACTAGCATGACAGTTGCAGACCTCAAGAAAATGTGGGAACCTGCGGCCCAAGGTAAAATTACGAATTGGAATCAAGTCCGTTCTAATTACCCCAATGCGCCTTTGAAGTTATTTGCACCGGGGGCTGACTCTGGTACGTTTGACTACTTTACTGAGGCGATTGTTGGCAAATCTAAGTCGAGTCGGACTGATTTTACCCCCAGCGAAGATGATAACGTGCTAGTCCAAGGTGTTTCGCGCGATCGCAATGCTTTGGGTTATTTTGGTTTCGCCTATTACGAAGCAAACAAAAGCCGTTTGAAAGCTGTAGCAATTGATGGCGGGAATGGGCCGGTTGCGCCTTCCCGACAAACGGTTGAAAATGGCAGCTATTCGCCGCTATCTCGCCCAATTTTTATTTACGTGAGCGCTAAATCTGCAAGTCGTCCTGAAGTGAAGGCTTTTGTAGAATATTACCTGAGCAATGCGCCTCGGTTAGTGACTGAAGTGAAGTATGTACCGCTTCCGGCGCGGGCATATACTCTAGCAGCCGATCATTTCAAAAACCGCAAACTCGGAACGGTTTTTGGCGGAGAAAATCAAGTTGGTTTACGCATTGAAGAACTGTTGGCGCGCGAAGCGAGACAGTAA
- the purL gene encoding phosphoribosylformylglycinamidine synthase subunit PurL, which yields MSVISEAPFSPEEIADEGIKPEEYTEIVNRLGRHPNKAELGMFGVMWSEHCCYKNSRPLLKQFPTEGKRILVGPGENAGVVDVGNGFRLAFKIESHNHPSAVEPFQGAATGVGGILRDIFTMGARPIAALNSLRFGSLEDARTRRIFNGVVAGIAHYGNCFGVPTVGGEVYFDRAYSGNPLVNAMALGLMETPEIIKSGASGIGNPVLYVGSTTGRDGMGGASFASAELSDASMDDRPAVQVGDPFLEKSLVEACLEAFKTGAVVAAQDMGAAGITCSTSEMAAKGGVGIEFDLDLVPVRETGMVPYEYLLSESQERMLFVAEKGREQELIDIFHRWGLQAVVAGQVIADPIVRIFFKGVVAAEIPATALADNTPIYERQVLAEPPEYARKAWEWSPDALPPCSETGLGSQSWNEVLLTLLDTPSIASKRWVYRQYDHQVQNNTRVLPGDADAAVVRLRPQIPEAGNGPSYNTGVAATVDCNSRYVYLNPYEGAKAVVAEAARNLSCVGAEPLAVTDNLNFGSPEKPIGYWQLAEACRGLAEACEVFETPVTGGNVSLYNETLDAQGNPQPIYPTPVVGMVGLVEDLQKVCTQGWQAEGDRIYLLGYSVNPQNYRTPHLTLGASEYLAALHQTVAGQPPFVDFDLERRVQAACRYGIAQGWIRSAHDCAEGGLAVALAECCISSQRGAEIHLNLPQSLSDCRWDEVLFAEGGARIIVSVEGDRAATWESYLQEQLGSHWQCLGRVGSADTPLHVFANPELSLINLNVAPLSDRYYNAIERRLVV from the coding sequence ATGTCTGTCATCTCCGAAGCGCCCTTTTCCCCTGAAGAAATTGCTGACGAAGGGATTAAACCCGAAGAATATACTGAAATTGTCAATCGCCTCGGTCGGCATCCCAACAAAGCAGAACTGGGGATGTTCGGCGTTATGTGGTCAGAACATTGCTGTTATAAAAATTCCAGACCTCTGCTTAAACAATTTCCCACCGAAGGGAAAAGAATCCTGGTAGGCCCTGGAGAAAACGCTGGAGTGGTTGATGTCGGGAACGGGTTTCGCCTCGCCTTCAAAATTGAATCCCACAACCACCCGTCGGCTGTAGAACCTTTCCAAGGGGCTGCAACAGGTGTCGGCGGTATTCTCCGCGATATCTTTACGATGGGGGCGCGTCCCATTGCTGCCCTCAATTCCCTGCGTTTTGGTTCCCTAGAGGATGCCAGAACCCGCCGGATTTTTAATGGCGTTGTCGCTGGAATTGCCCACTACGGTAACTGTTTCGGCGTTCCTACGGTGGGGGGTGAAGTTTACTTCGATCGGGCCTATTCTGGAAATCCCTTAGTCAACGCGATGGCACTAGGGCTAATGGAAACGCCTGAAATTATTAAATCGGGCGCTTCCGGGATTGGCAACCCCGTTTTATATGTGGGTTCGACTACAGGACGCGATGGGATGGGGGGTGCAAGTTTTGCTAGCGCCGAACTTAGCGATGCTTCAATGGATGACCGTCCGGCGGTACAGGTAGGCGATCCCTTTTTAGAAAAATCCCTTGTAGAAGCCTGTTTAGAAGCCTTTAAAACGGGGGCTGTTGTCGCCGCCCAAGATATGGGGGCCGCCGGAATTACCTGTTCGACTTCGGAAATGGCTGCTAAAGGGGGCGTTGGGATTGAATTTGATTTAGATTTGGTTCCCGTGCGCGAAACGGGGATGGTTCCTTACGAGTATTTGCTCTCGGAATCTCAAGAACGGATGTTATTTGTTGCTGAAAAGGGACGCGAACAGGAGTTAATTGATATTTTCCATCGTTGGGGGTTGCAAGCTGTTGTTGCAGGACAGGTGATTGCCGATCCAATTGTGAGAATCTTTTTTAAAGGAGTTGTGGCCGCAGAAATTCCCGCTACGGCTTTAGCTGATAATACGCCAATCTACGAGCGCCAAGTCTTAGCCGAACCTCCAGAATATGCCCGCAAAGCTTGGGAATGGTCGCCGGATGCGTTACCTCCTTGCAGCGAGACGGGGTTAGGATCGCAAAGCTGGAATGAGGTGTTATTGACGTTACTCGATACGCCTTCAATTGCCTCTAAGCGATGGGTTTATCGCCAGTACGACCATCAAGTCCAGAATAATACGCGGGTGCTACCAGGGGATGCAGATGCGGCGGTGGTGCGCTTGCGGCCGCAAATTCCTGAAGCGGGGAATGGGCCGTCTTACAATACGGGGGTTGCTGCTACGGTTGATTGTAATTCTCGCTATGTGTACCTCAATCCCTATGAGGGGGCGAAGGCGGTAGTTGCAGAAGCGGCGAGAAATCTCAGTTGCGTGGGGGCCGAACCGTTGGCGGTAACGGATAATCTCAATTTTGGCAGTCCTGAAAAACCAATTGGGTATTGGCAGCTAGCAGAAGCCTGTCGCGGGTTGGCGGAGGCTTGTGAGGTGTTTGAAACGCCGGTAACGGGGGGGAATGTCTCGCTGTATAATGAGACGCTGGATGCTCAAGGCAACCCGCAACCGATTTATCCGACGCCGGTTGTCGGGATGGTGGGGTTAGTAGAGGATTTGCAAAAGGTCTGTACCCAAGGTTGGCAGGCTGAGGGCGATCGCATTTATTTGTTAGGCTACTCTGTAAACCCCCAAAACTATCGCACTCCGCATCTAACGTTAGGCGCGTCTGAATATCTGGCTGCGCTTCATCAAACAGTCGCCGGACAACCCCCATTTGTAGATTTTGACCTAGAACGCCGCGTGCAAGCTGCCTGTCGCTATGGCATTGCTCAAGGTTGGATTCGTTCGGCCCATGATTGTGCGGAAGGCGGTTTAGCGGTGGCGTTGGCGGAATGCTGTATTAGCAGCCAGCGCGGGGCGGAAATTCATCTGAATTTACCCCAATCTCTTTCAGATTGTCGTTGGGATGAAGTGCTGTTTGCAGAAGGGGGCGCTAGAATTATTGTTTCTGTTGAGGGCGATCGCGCTGCAACTTGGGAATCCTATTTACAGGAGCAACTGGGAAGCCATTGGCAATGCTTGGGTCGTGTTGGCTCTGCCGATACACCTTTGCATGTTTTCGCGAATCCCGAACTATCTTTAATTAATCTTAATGTCGCTCCCTTGAGCGATCGCTACTACAACGCGATAGAACGCCGCCTTGTGGTGTAG